The Acidobacteriota bacterium genome includes the window GTCGGGTTGCCTCCAGTCGTCATCGCGATCGTGGTCGCTGGAGGCACCACGACTGCCGCGCCCGCGCTCGATTTCGAACCGGTCGTCGGAGCGAGAATCGTGATCGCGAGGGTCGAAATCCATAGTGCTGCCTCCCCTGCTGCTGGTCTACAATGCCGATATGCTCGTCGCCTCTGGAAAGGTCGTGGATGGGCGGGTTGAAATCGATGTCGACCTGCCGGAAGGCGCATCGGTGACGGTGCTCGTGATCGAAGGCGATGGAACGTTCGAGGCAGATTCGGAAACAGAGACGATGTTGCTCGAAGCGATTGAGCAGTGCCGTCGCAACGGAACAACGCCGATGACGCAGTTCCTTGATGAGCTGCGGCGAAACGAATGAGGCCCGTGTGCGTACGGCGCTTCCGACATCGTGACGAGGTGACCCCATGAACGTCAAGTTGACAGCCGATCAGCGCGCCTTCGTCCGAAAAGCCATCGAAAGCGGAAGGTTTAGTCGCGAGGAACAGGCCGTTCAGGAGGCTTTGTCTCTGTGGGAGAAGCGTGAGCGCAGACGCCTTGAGATCATCGCGATGATCGACGAAGCGGACGCTTCTCTCGCACGCGGCGAAGGACGGGCGTTTACGAAAGAATCGACGCCGGCGCTCGTCGATGAGATCAAACAGCGTCTTCGCCGACGAATCGCCGCCGAGCGCTCCGCTACATCGCGCTGATGGCGTACCGCCTCGCACCACAAGCCGAAGCGGATCTCGAGGACATCGCCTTCTACATCTTTCTCGAAAGCGACAGTCTCGAAATCGCCGATCGCGTGACCCAGTCGATAGCGGAGCGGTTCGACTTGCTTGACGCGTACCCACGTGCTGGCCGGGCTCGTGACGATCTGCGGCCCGGCATACGCGGTTTTCCTGCAGGCGAATATGTGGTTCTGTACCGCATCGAGGGTGCCGATGTGGCGATCGTGCGTGTGGTCCGAGGCAGCCGCGATCTCGAAGCGCTACTAGACGACGAATAGCGGTCGTCACGTGTCGTGACGCTAAGCGGGGGACAAACGGGTGACAATCGGTAGTAGGTTGGGGTCGCTCGGGGTGGTCTAGGGCTTGCGAAAACTCCAATGAAAACGGGGGCAGCGGCTCCACGCTGCCCCCGGCTGCCTTATACCCGCAGCCTTCTAAGCCGGGGGCCGCAGGTTCGAGTCCTGCCGGGCGCGCCATTCGCAAGATTTCCGCAGCAAGAAACGCGTAGTCCTGAACCCGCTGTTCCGCAGGCCTTCGGCTGGGAAGCCGAGGGTCTGTGACACTCAATCGAAAACGCCCGCAATCCCGGGAGTCCACGGGCGCGCACATCTGTCGATTGGCATCCATTTCGACCCGCGGCATGGCACCGGGCATGGCACCCGCTTCCAAAGGGTTCATGGGCCACGCAGCGCCGGCCGGCCAGCCCAGGGCGAGGTGTCGAGCCGGTTCCGTAAAGAAGCGAAGCGCCGAAAGGTCGGGTACCAAACTCTGATCAATGGCTTTCATCATCGTGCCGAGGTCTCAACCATCGAGGACGAGTTCGGCGCCCGGCTCGATGCAACTGGGGGTGCGTCGGGCGGGTTGACACATAATCCGTGTAACCTTATTATGTGGACATGAATCTGACCCTCTCCGTCGAGGACGGGCTCGTCGAGCGCGCTCGGGAGGTGGCGCGTCAGCAGGGCACGAGCCTGAATGCGCTCATTCGCGACTACCTCGAGGGGCTGACCGGCCAGCTCGGGGGCGACGAGATCTTGACCGAGTTCGAGGCGATGTGGGCGGAGCCCGGTAACTCGGGAGGCAAACCGTTCAAGCGCAAAGAGCTCTATGACGAGCGCCTGAACCGCTACGCGCCGCGATGAGCGACCGCGTCTTCGTCGACACGAACATCTTCGTCTACGCGGACGACAGATCCGCGAGGACCAAGCGGGTGCGCGCGCGCACGGTGCTGTCGGAGCTCATTCGCGCCAAGCGTGTCGTCGTGTCGACGCAGGTCATGCAGGAGTACTTCGCGGCGGCGATCAAGAAGCTCGGACTATCCCCCGAGCGGGCCCGCATCCGGGTCGAGCGGCTCAATCGACTGGACGTCGTGCTCATCCGGCCGGAACTGATTCTCGGAGCGATCGACCTCTGCCGCCTGCACGCGCTGTCGTTCTGGGATGCGCTCGCCGTTCGTTCGGCCAGCGCTGCCGGATGCGGACGCCTGCTCAGCGAGGACCTGCAGGACGGCCAGACGATTGACGGCGTCAGGATCGAGAACCCGTTCGGATAGGACTCGTGGGTGCCTCTTCGTTTGTCCGGACGAAACCGCAAGCTCGCGGTCAGCGCTCCTTCTCCGATGATGCCGGGGCC containing:
- a CDS encoding PIN domain-containing protein, with the translated sequence MSDRVFVDTNIFVYADDRSARTKRVRARTVLSELIRAKRVVVSTQVMQEYFAAAIKKLGLSPERARIRVERLNRLDVVLIRPELILGAIDLCRLHALSFWDALAVRSASAAGCGRLLSEDLQDGQTIDGVRIENPFG
- a CDS encoding type II toxin-antitoxin system RelE/ParE family toxin, whose amino-acid sequence is MAYRLAPQAEADLEDIAFYIFLESDSLEIADRVTQSIAERFDLLDAYPRAGRARDDLRPGIRGFPAGEYVVLYRIEGADVAIVRVVRGSRDLEALLDDE